The Pseudochaenichthys georgianus chromosome 8, fPseGeo1.2, whole genome shotgun sequence genome has a segment encoding these proteins:
- the LOC139434230 gene encoding uncharacterized protein has translation MIQVAGPEGPALVYRPWTIAEMKEISRDHLPDVELGGAKFAAALLMFCRQFTPTMPEIKTLLTLKMGPTHVSHFTEILGGQQHMTKPEWDDALNATYRDALGRLETAMTKQFPVKVDMARIYACKQKPEETVNDYYHRLEQVFKENSGVIKQEPGAEPQTEVGVWETHLSNAFLNGLSPAISASVRNSCIGVLDGARLEEIRRHAVHAEKRLSEEKASEEKKRRDRKDKAQLTMVQAVTTTWTQGEGQGRGNRGGFRGQGGRGRGRGRDRNNRCFNCGETGHQIANCPHGSRKRTFARINRILTDKILRTDGGREWRRWRFGSRRRTPCQPHQTREVTHTHTSYTRLRNWKN, from the coding sequence ATGATACAGGTGGCCGGACCTGAGGGTCCTGCATTAGTCTATCGCCCATGGACCATAGCAGAGATGAAGGAGATATCAAGAGATCACCTGCCAGATGTTGAGTTAGGAGGTGCTAAATTCGCTGCAGCACTTCTCATGTTCTGTAGACAATTTACCCCTACCATGCCGGAGATAAAGACATTGTTGACTCTGAAAATGGGTCCGACACACGTCAGCCACTTCACCGAAATACTGGGAGGTCAACAGCACATGACAAAACCCGAGTGGGATGATGCCCTGAACGCTACCTACCGTGATGCTTTGGGCCGCCTAGAGACTGCAATGACTAAACAATTCCCCGTCAAAGTCGATATGGCAAGAATCTATGCATGTAAGCAGAAACCGGAGGAAACAGTAAATGACTATTACCACCGCTTAGAACAAGTGTTCAAGGAGAATAGCGGGGTTATCAAACAAGAGCCGGGGGCCGAGCCACAAACAGAGGTGGGAGTGTGGGAGACACACCTCAGCAACGCTTTCCTCAACGGCCTATCCCCGGCTATCTCTGCATCGGTGCGAAACTCCTGCATTGGCGTACTGGACGGTGCCCGGCTGGAAGAAATTCGCCGACATGCCGTGCATGCCGAGAAACGGCTCTCAGAAGAAAAggccagtgaagaaaagaaacgCCGGGACCGCAAAGACAAGGCCCAGCTGACCATGGTCCAGGCTGTCACAACCACCTGGACCCAAGGTGAGGGCCAGGGCAGAGGGAACCGGGGGGGTTTTCGTGGCCAGGGAGGAAGAGGCAGAGGACGGGGAAGAGACCGCAATAATCGCTGTTTTAACTGCGGAGAGACGGGTCATCAGATCGCTAACTGCCCACACGGAAGCAGAAAAAGAACTTTCGCTCGGATAAATCGGATCCTAACAGACAAAATTCTTCGAACTGACGGAGGGAGAGagtggaggaggtggaggttCGGTTCGAGGAGACGGACCCCGTGCCAACCACATcaaaccagggaagtgacacacacacacacatcatacaCGCGATTGAGAAATTGGAAGAATTAG